The following are encoded in a window of Paenibacillus polymyxa genomic DNA:
- a CDS encoding aminotransferase class V-fold PLP-dependent enzyme, with translation MKHPFQSYRQLFPVLSSHIHVGSCSQGAVSRPVSAAIEEYHRSLLQHGHNGDLSMARLEEARGHFAKLIGAEPDEIAVLSSASEAIAGVATALPYVPGKEGIVYADTDFPTVGHIWQAQEMFRDHICCIPSIEGEVTIEQYEEHVTEKTALVMVSQVNYTNGFQQDLKSIADIAHRNQALLFVDAYQSAGIIPVDVKAMGVDILVAGARKYMLGIPGVAFLYVSKDRIDRFKPRLTGWLGQKPASRFDIAHPVPAAGARRFETGLPSFISIFAANAALKLLLEIGVTSIQAYMSELLDFSVEYGRRKGLHIRVPYRGGTLPSLLAVEVADVSAVERNLRSQNMIVSARKDVIRVAPHFYNTAEEVRRVIDELAGRW, from the coding sequence ATGAAACATCCGTTTCAGTCCTACCGTCAGCTGTTTCCAGTGCTGTCCTCACATATCCATGTAGGGAGTTGTTCCCAGGGGGCCGTATCAAGGCCGGTTTCCGCTGCCATTGAGGAATATCATCGAAGTTTGCTGCAACACGGTCATAACGGCGATCTGTCTATGGCACGTTTGGAGGAGGCTAGAGGGCATTTTGCCAAGCTCATTGGGGCGGAGCCTGACGAAATTGCGGTCCTGTCCTCAGCCTCTGAGGCGATTGCCGGGGTGGCCACAGCCCTTCCTTATGTACCGGGAAAAGAAGGCATTGTGTATGCGGACACCGACTTTCCGACGGTGGGACACATCTGGCAGGCACAGGAGATGTTCCGGGATCACATCTGCTGTATCCCCTCCATCGAGGGAGAAGTGACGATAGAGCAGTATGAGGAGCATGTTACGGAGAAAACTGCACTCGTTATGGTGTCACAAGTGAACTATACCAACGGATTTCAGCAGGATTTAAAATCCATTGCAGACATAGCTCACCGAAATCAGGCGTTGCTGTTTGTGGATGCTTATCAGTCTGCAGGGATCATTCCAGTGGATGTAAAGGCAATGGGCGTAGATATTTTGGTCGCGGGAGCACGCAAATATATGCTTGGAATTCCGGGCGTGGCTTTTCTTTATGTAAGCAAGGACCGAATAGACCGCTTCAAGCCCCGTCTTACAGGCTGGCTTGGGCAGAAGCCCGCTTCCCGGTTTGATATTGCTCACCCGGTTCCGGCGGCGGGAGCCCGACGCTTTGAGACGGGATTGCCTTCTTTCATTAGCATTTTTGCCGCCAATGCGGCCTTAAAGCTGCTGCTGGAGATTGGAGTCACGAGTATTCAGGCCTATATGAGTGAGTTGTTGGATTTTTCCGTTGAATATGGACGGCGCAAAGGGTTACACATACGTGTACCTTACAGGGGAGGCACATTACCAAGCCTGCTCGCTGTTGAAGTAGCCGACGTGTCGGCTGTGGAAAGGAATTTGAGAAGCCAAAATATGATCGTTTCAGCACGAAAGGATGTTATCCGTGTGGCTCCGCATTTTTACAATACGGCTGAGGAAGTCCGACGGGTCATAGATGAATTGGCAGGGCGATGGTGA
- the deoC gene encoding deoxyribose-phosphate aldolase: protein MNIAALIDHTLLRADATKDEITKLTAEAKKYQFASVCVNPAWVAYAAEQLSGTGVAICTVIGFPLGASTSATKAFETKDAIANGATEIDMVINIGALKARDVQLVEQDIRAVVEAAAGTLVKVIIETCLLTDEEKVLACELSVKAGANFVKTSTGFSTGGATAEDVALMRKTVGPEIGVKASGGVRSLEDVQKLVEAGASRIGASSGVKIIEGEQSTSSY, encoded by the coding sequence ATGAACATTGCAGCATTAATCGACCATACATTGTTGCGTGCAGATGCGACGAAGGATGAAATTACGAAATTGACTGCCGAAGCCAAAAAATATCAGTTTGCTTCTGTATGTGTGAACCCGGCGTGGGTAGCTTATGCAGCAGAACAGCTCTCAGGCACAGGCGTAGCCATCTGTACAGTTATCGGTTTCCCGCTGGGAGCGAGCACGTCCGCAACAAAAGCATTTGAAACGAAAGATGCTATTGCTAACGGTGCGACTGAAATTGATATGGTTATTAACATAGGCGCTTTGAAGGCACGTGATGTACAGCTCGTCGAGCAGGACATTCGTGCGGTCGTGGAGGCAGCTGCCGGTACACTGGTAAAAGTGATTATCGAAACCTGCCTGCTGACAGACGAAGAGAAGGTACTGGCATGTGAGCTGTCCGTCAAAGCGGGAGCGAATTTTGTGAAAACCTCGACAGGCTTCTCAACAGGTGGAGCTACTGCGGAAGATGTGGCTTTGATGCGCAAAACGGTAGGACCTGAGATTGGTGTTAAGGCTTCAGGCGGTGTACGCAGTCTGGAAGACGTGCAAAAATTAGTAGAAGCTGGCGCAAGTCGGATCGGTGCAAGTTCCGGTGTGAAGATCATCGAGGGTGAGCAGTCTACATCTTCCTACTAA
- a CDS encoding sulfate ABC transporter substrate-binding protein, giving the protein MKRQWKSGLILGLSLVLTIMLSACGASKGGTQADGSSAAGSKEVELLNVSYDPTRELYEAYNKAFAAHWEKEKGQKVTIKQSHGGSGKQSRSVQDGLDADVVTLALGYDIDALQEKGFVKGWQSKYEHNSAPYTSTIVLLVRKGNPKGIKDWDDLIRGDVQVITPNPKTSGGARWNYLAAWAYALKKNNNDEAKAQQFVQDLYKHVPVLDSGARGATTTFVERGIGDVLIAWENEALLSVKELGADKFDIVYPSISILAEPPVAVVDKVVDKKGTREVADAYLKYLYSEEGQTIAAENYYRPTLESVTAKFKDQFPNLELVTLKDVFGTWKETQQKHFSDKGIFDQIYVPGSS; this is encoded by the coding sequence ATGAAAAGGCAATGGAAAAGTGGACTTATTCTCGGACTATCTTTGGTTTTAACGATTATGCTGAGCGCTTGCGGGGCAAGCAAGGGAGGGACGCAGGCGGATGGTAGTTCTGCTGCCGGTTCCAAGGAAGTGGAGTTGCTCAATGTTTCTTATGATCCGACCCGTGAGCTGTATGAGGCATATAATAAAGCGTTTGCCGCCCATTGGGAGAAGGAAAAAGGACAGAAGGTTACGATCAAGCAATCTCATGGAGGATCTGGCAAGCAAAGTCGTTCTGTGCAGGACGGGCTGGATGCGGACGTGGTAACTCTGGCCCTGGGCTACGATATTGATGCGCTACAGGAAAAAGGATTTGTTAAAGGGTGGCAAAGTAAATATGAGCATAACAGCGCCCCGTACACTTCAACCATCGTGTTACTGGTGCGCAAAGGGAACCCGAAAGGGATCAAGGACTGGGACGATTTAATCCGTGGCGATGTGCAAGTTATTACACCGAATCCTAAAACTTCGGGCGGGGCACGTTGGAACTATCTTGCAGCCTGGGCCTATGCGCTCAAGAAGAACAATAACGATGAAGCTAAAGCCCAGCAGTTTGTACAGGACCTGTATAAGCATGTGCCGGTACTGGATAGCGGAGCACGTGGAGCGACAACGACTTTCGTAGAGCGTGGAATTGGCGATGTACTGATTGCATGGGAAAATGAAGCATTGCTCTCCGTGAAGGAGCTGGGTGCGGATAAATTCGATATCGTATATCCATCGATCAGTATATTGGCTGAACCTCCGGTAGCAGTAGTCGATAAGGTGGTAGATAAAAAAGGTACACGCGAGGTGGCGGACGCGTACCTGAAATATTTGTACAGTGAAGAAGGGCAGACCATTGCTGCCGAAAATTATTATCGCCCAACACTGGAGAGTGTGACGGCAAAGTTCAAGGACCAATTTCCTAACTTGGAGCTCGTAACCTTGAAGGATGTATTCGGGACATGGAAGGAGACGCAGCAGAAGCATTTCAGCGACAAAGGCATTTTTGACCAGATTTATGTACCCGGCAGTTCATAA
- a CDS encoding cytidine deaminase, with protein MKDQLIQKALEARKQAYVPYSNFQVGAAVLGSDGTIYHGCNVENASYGLCNCAERTAIFKMVSEGCRKIDSIAVVADTEGPVSPCGACRQVISEFAHQDTKIYLTNLHGNTEEWTVDQLLPGAFRPADLGK; from the coding sequence ATGAAGGATCAATTGATTCAAAAAGCGCTTGAGGCGCGTAAACAGGCATATGTTCCGTATTCGAATTTTCAGGTGGGTGCTGCGGTTCTCGGAAGCGATGGCACGATTTATCACGGATGTAATGTGGAAAATGCCTCCTACGGCTTATGCAATTGTGCAGAGCGGACAGCGATTTTTAAAATGGTATCCGAAGGCTGCCGTAAAATTGATTCGATTGCGGTTGTAGCTGATACGGAAGGGCCTGTGTCTCCATGTGGGGCCTGTCGTCAGGTCATTTCCGAATTTGCTCATCAAGATACCAAAATTTATCTGACAAACCTTCATGGCAACACGGAAGAGTGGACGGTGGATCAATTACTGCCGGGTGCCTTTCGACCTGCGGATCTGGGGAAATAA
- the deoD gene encoding purine-nucleoside phosphorylase, translated as MSVHIGAKPGEIAETILLPGDPLRAKFIAETYLEDVICYNEVRGMLGFTGTYQGKRLSVQGTGMGLPSISIYVNELISEYGVKNLFRVGTCGGMKEHVHVRDVILAQASCTDSGMNRHIFGGYDYSPIASFDLLKGAYDRGVAKGLNMHVGNVFSSDSFYRDDKSVVQKLMEYGVLGVEMETSALYTLAAKFGVNALTILTVSDHLLTGEETTAEERQTTFKEMMEVALDTAVSL; from the coding sequence ATGAGTGTACACATTGGAGCCAAACCCGGAGAAATTGCAGAAACGATTTTGCTGCCAGGAGACCCGCTACGGGCAAAATTTATTGCTGAAACGTATCTGGAGGACGTGATCTGTTACAACGAGGTTCGCGGAATGCTCGGATTCACGGGTACGTACCAAGGCAAACGCCTATCTGTGCAGGGAACTGGGATGGGGCTGCCTTCAATCAGTATTTATGTCAACGAACTGATTAGCGAATACGGTGTGAAAAACCTGTTCCGCGTAGGTACATGCGGCGGAATGAAGGAGCATGTGCACGTTCGTGACGTCATTTTGGCACAGGCATCCTGTACGGATTCCGGTATGAACCGCCATATCTTTGGCGGCTACGACTACTCGCCGATTGCCAGCTTCGATCTATTGAAGGGCGCTTATGATCGTGGTGTTGCCAAAGGCTTGAACATGCATGTCGGTAATGTATTCAGCTCAGACAGCTTCTACCGTGATGACAAATCAGTGGTACAAAAGCTGATGGAATACGGCGTGCTGGGTGTAGAGATGGAAACTTCGGCTTTATATACGTTGGCAGCCAAGTTTGGCGTAAACGCACTGACGATTCTGACGGTAAGCGATCATTTGCTGACGGGGGAAGAAACGACCGCGGAAGAACGGCAAACAACCTTTAAAGAAATGATGGAAGTTGCACTGGATACAGCAGTATCTCTGTAA
- the deoB gene encoding phosphopentomutase, with product MMSKFKRIHLVVMDSVGIGEALDAAQFDDYDVDTLGHIARERGGLKMPNMGKLGLSNIRSIEGVAAADKPLAYYTKMQEASNGKDTMTGHWEIMGLNIAVPFRVFPDGFPDELIQRIEEHTGRKVIGNKPASGTEIIDELGEEHVKTGALIIYTSADSVLQIAAHEEVVPLKELYEICEFCRKITLEDPYMLGRIIARPFVGEAGNFSRTSNRHDYALKPFGRTTMNELKDAGLDVIALGKISDIYDGEGVTKAVRTVSNMDGMDKLVATLDENFTGLSFLNLVDFDAVYGHRRDPQGYGQALDDYDARLPEVFAKMTDDDLLIITADHGNDPTYRGTDHTREYVPLLAYSPRFTAGGKELAVRKTFADIGATVADNFGVKLPEHGTSFLAELQ from the coding sequence ATGATGTCTAAATTCAAACGGATTCACTTGGTGGTTATGGACTCGGTTGGTATCGGCGAAGCGCTGGATGCTGCCCAGTTTGATGATTACGATGTAGATACGCTCGGTCATATTGCCCGCGAACGCGGTGGCCTGAAGATGCCGAATATGGGTAAGCTCGGTCTGTCCAATATTCGTTCCATAGAAGGGGTAGCAGCGGCCGACAAGCCGCTCGCGTATTACACTAAGATGCAGGAAGCGTCCAATGGCAAGGATACGATGACGGGCCATTGGGAAATCATGGGCTTGAACATTGCAGTTCCTTTCCGTGTATTTCCTGATGGGTTCCCGGATGAGCTGATTCAACGCATTGAGGAGCACACAGGTCGCAAAGTTATTGGCAATAAGCCTGCTAGCGGAACGGAAATCATTGATGAACTGGGCGAAGAACACGTGAAAACTGGAGCGCTCATCATCTATACCTCGGCGGACTCTGTGCTGCAAATTGCGGCGCATGAGGAAGTTGTACCTTTGAAGGAGCTCTATGAGATTTGCGAGTTCTGCCGTAAAATCACGCTGGAAGATCCGTACATGCTGGGTCGCATTATTGCACGTCCGTTCGTAGGCGAGGCAGGGAACTTCTCCCGTACCTCCAATCGACATGATTATGCGCTCAAGCCGTTTGGTCGCACCACCATGAACGAGCTGAAGGATGCAGGCCTGGATGTGATCGCCTTGGGTAAAATCTCCGACATTTATGACGGTGAGGGTGTGACGAAGGCGGTGCGTACGGTGTCCAATATGGACGGCATGGATAAGCTGGTGGCTACGCTCGATGAGAACTTCACCGGATTAAGCTTTCTGAATTTGGTGGACTTTGACGCTGTATACGGTCACCGTCGTGATCCGCAGGGATATGGTCAAGCTTTGGACGATTACGATGCGCGTCTGCCAGAGGTTTTTGCCAAAATGACCGATGACGATCTGCTGATCATCACTGCAGATCATGGGAATGACCCGACGTATCGTGGAACGGATCACACCCGCGAATATGTACCTTTGCTGGCATATTCCCCGCGTTTTACAGCTGGGGGCAAGGAGCTTGCGGTTCGTAAAACCTTTGCTGATATTGGAGCGACTGTAGCAGATAACTTTGGTGTAAAACTGCCTGAACACGGAACGAGCTTTTTGGCAGAGCTTCAGTAA
- the cysW gene encoding sulfate ABC transporter permease subunit CysW produces MSQAITGQELASAPVPSSAPPNRVTTEATWVKWTLIGAAFLALLWVLVLPLIVVLTEALKQGWGVYVEALRDPDAMSALRLTLLVAAITVPLNTVFGVAAAWLITKFQFRGKGLLVTLIDLPFAISPVVGGLMYVLVFGAQGWLGPWLDEHDIKIIFALPGIILATLFITFPFVARELIPMMEDQGQQEEEAAVTLGARGWRIFWKVTLPNIKWGLLYGIILCNARAMGEFGAVSVVSGHIRGETNTLPLHVEILYNEYQFSASFAVASLLLLLALATLVLKSWFGRKRVH; encoded by the coding sequence ATGTCACAAGCAATAACTGGGCAGGAGCTTGCTTCTGCACCAGTGCCTTCATCCGCACCGCCCAACAGGGTCACGACCGAGGCCACTTGGGTGAAGTGGACGCTGATTGGTGCTGCTTTTTTAGCTTTGCTCTGGGTGCTGGTATTGCCGCTAATCGTCGTGCTTACCGAAGCGCTCAAGCAAGGATGGGGCGTCTACGTCGAAGCGTTACGGGACCCAGATGCCATGTCTGCATTGCGGTTGACGCTGCTGGTGGCAGCGATAACGGTACCGCTGAATACGGTATTTGGTGTAGCTGCCGCTTGGCTGATCACGAAATTTCAATTTCGCGGCAAAGGCTTGCTGGTCACCTTGATTGATTTACCTTTTGCCATCTCTCCTGTCGTCGGAGGGCTGATGTATGTATTAGTGTTCGGCGCACAGGGCTGGCTTGGACCGTGGTTGGACGAGCATGATATTAAAATTATATTTGCTCTGCCTGGTATTATTTTAGCGACGCTGTTCATCACCTTTCCATTTGTGGCGCGAGAACTCATTCCAATGATGGAAGATCAGGGACAGCAGGAGGAAGAAGCGGCGGTCACGCTGGGCGCGCGCGGCTGGCGCATTTTCTGGAAAGTGACGCTGCCGAATATCAAGTGGGGTCTGCTGTATGGCATCATTTTGTGTAATGCGCGAGCCATGGGTGAGTTCGGTGCAGTGTCCGTCGTCTCTGGACATATCCGGGGAGAGACGAATACACTGCCGCTGCATGTAGAAATTTTGTATAACGAATATCAGTTCTCGGCATCTTTTGCGGTGGCCTCGTTGTTATTGTTACTAGCTCTGGCTACTTTGGTGCTTAAAAGCTGGTTTGGACGCAAACGCGTGCATTAA
- a CDS encoding pyrimidine-nucleoside phosphorylase — protein sequence MRMVDLIEKKRDGKELSTEEINFIIQGYTQGEIPDYQVSALAMSIFFKDMTERERADLTMAMVHSGDTIDLSAIEGVKVDKHSTGGVGDTTTLVLAPLVAALDIPVAKMSGRGLGHTGGTIDKLEAIAGFHVEISKDEFVDLVNRSKIAVIGQSGNLTPADKKLYALRDVTATVNSIPLIASSIMSKKIAAGSDAIVLDVKTGAGAFMKTVDDAKALAHAMVSIGNNVGRKTMAVISDMSQPLGLAIGNSLEVKEAIDTLRGEGPKDLEELCMALGSQMVFLAGKAESLENAEEKLKEVIRNGKALEKFKEFIANQGGDASVVDHPERLPQAQYLIEVPAKQDGVVAEIVADEIGTAAMLLGAGRATKESEIDLAVGLMLNKKVGDAVQKGDSLVTIHANREDVAQVLEKIYANIRIADHAEAPVLIYGTVTE from the coding sequence ATGAGAATGGTAGACTTGATTGAGAAAAAACGTGACGGAAAAGAACTGAGTACGGAGGAAATTAATTTTATTATCCAAGGCTATACTCAGGGTGAAATTCCCGATTATCAAGTCAGTGCATTGGCGATGTCCATTTTCTTCAAAGATATGACTGAACGCGAACGCGCTGATCTGACGATGGCGATGGTTCATTCGGGTGATACCATTGATCTGTCCGCGATTGAAGGTGTAAAGGTCGATAAGCATTCCACTGGCGGTGTGGGTGATACAACAACGCTGGTACTGGCTCCACTCGTAGCGGCCTTGGACATTCCGGTAGCCAAAATGTCAGGCCGCGGCCTCGGGCATACCGGAGGAACAATCGACAAGTTGGAGGCTATTGCAGGCTTCCACGTCGAAATCAGCAAGGACGAATTTGTGGATTTGGTGAATCGCAGCAAAATTGCGGTCATCGGACAAAGCGGCAACCTGACACCTGCGGACAAAAAGCTCTATGCCTTGCGTGACGTTACGGCGACGGTCAACTCGATTCCGCTGATTGCCAGCTCGATTATGAGTAAGAAAATCGCTGCCGGCTCCGATGCCATCGTGCTCGATGTAAAAACAGGTGCAGGCGCATTTATGAAAACCGTAGATGATGCCAAAGCACTGGCACATGCCATGGTGAGCATCGGTAACAATGTGGGTCGCAAAACGATGGCAGTCATTTCCGATATGAGTCAACCGCTGGGTCTGGCCATCGGTAACTCGCTGGAAGTGAAAGAAGCGATTGATACGCTGCGTGGCGAAGGACCGAAAGATCTGGAAGAGCTGTGTATGGCTTTGGGCAGTCAGATGGTATTTTTGGCAGGGAAAGCAGAATCCCTGGAAAACGCCGAAGAAAAGCTCAAAGAAGTCATTCGCAATGGAAAAGCACTGGAGAAATTCAAAGAGTTTATTGCGAATCAGGGTGGTGACGCTTCTGTGGTGGATCATCCTGAACGCTTGCCACAAGCACAGTATCTTATTGAGGTGCCTGCGAAGCAGGACGGTGTGGTAGCTGAAATCGTGGCTGACGAAATCGGTACCGCTGCGATGTTGCTTGGAGCAGGACGTGCGACCAAAGAATCCGAGATTGATCTGGCTGTCGGCTTGATGCTGAACAAAAAGGTCGGGGATGCTGTTCAAAAAGGCGATTCACTGGTTACCATCCATGCGAACCGTGAAGATGTAGCTCAAGTACTGGAGAAAATCTACGCGAACATCCGTATTGCGGATCATGCGGAAGCACCAGTGCTGATCTACGGAACGGTGACAGAGTAA
- the cysT gene encoding sulfate ABC transporter permease subunit CysT has translation MSQVQATRKRVLPGFGLTMGFSVLYLSLVVLVPLSALLLNSTGLTWEKFWDVATDVRVLASYKVSFLCAAAAALIDLFLGLLIAWVLVRYEFPGKRIFDAVIDLPFALPTAVAGVALTALYAQNGWIGSLFEPLGWRLAYSQTGITLALMFIGIPFVVRTVQPVLEELDKDEEEVAATLGAGRWRIFCSVIVPELVPPLLTGFALAFARGIGEYGSVVFISGNMPMKTEIAPLLIMSKLEQNDYAGATAVALMLLVISFVLLLVINSIQRWSRRRAV, from the coding sequence ATGAGTCAAGTGCAAGCCACCCGAAAACGCGTACTTCCCGGGTTCGGGTTAACAATGGGTTTTAGTGTGCTGTATCTCAGTCTGGTGGTGCTGGTGCCTTTATCGGCACTGCTTCTGAATTCAACTGGACTGACGTGGGAAAAATTTTGGGACGTGGCGACTGATGTTAGGGTGCTGGCTTCCTACAAGGTAAGCTTTTTGTGTGCCGCGGCTGCGGCGCTGATCGACCTGTTTCTCGGTTTATTGATAGCCTGGGTGCTGGTGCGTTATGAGTTTCCGGGGAAACGAATTTTTGATGCGGTGATTGATCTGCCCTTTGCTTTGCCTACTGCCGTAGCGGGGGTTGCTTTGACTGCTCTGTATGCGCAGAACGGCTGGATCGGTTCATTGTTTGAACCGCTTGGATGGAGGCTGGCATACTCACAGACGGGAATTACGCTAGCATTGATGTTTATTGGCATTCCGTTCGTCGTACGGACAGTTCAGCCGGTTTTGGAGGAGCTGGATAAGGATGAGGAGGAGGTCGCTGCTACGCTGGGAGCTGGCAGATGGCGTATCTTCTGCAGCGTTATTGTGCCGGAGCTGGTGCCACCGCTGCTGACGGGTTTTGCGCTCGCCTTTGCCCGTGGTATTGGCGAGTACGGTTCTGTCGTCTTCATCTCTGGCAATATGCCGATGAAAACGGAAATTGCTCCATTGCTCATCATGTCCAAGCTGGAGCAAAATGACTATGCAGGAGCTACGGCGGTAGCGTTGATGCTGTTGGTGATTTCATTCGTGCTGCTACTCGTGATTAACAGCATTCAGCGCTGGTCACGGCGCCGTGCAGTTTAA
- a CDS encoding leucine-rich repeat domain-containing protein — protein MFRLYSDVRGAAYERLIDYAMERADTFMLGIHKWATEDENGVIDQDVLFKELLQQLKPFLLSTHSYEEIRGMHSIAYTQGTFYRYQCAPEAGGLLKQAASSLFSWVHPQLPEDLCFQNADGEDWIINIAHERIGRLNMATEEADELEKLIPGVFIHKPEYHQNIDVFLNDAIRNQPDRVELMSFGLREIPERIRELHSLKHLTIFEQDIRTLPHALFELESLESLTIQVADLEELPADIAKLTRLKSLRISCGCYDRPAPDFIYKMTWLDRFLIEDKPFHLCNHGDD, from the coding sequence ATGTTCAGATTATACAGCGATGTTCGGGGGGCAGCCTATGAAAGACTGATTGATTATGCTATGGAACGGGCAGACACGTTTATGCTAGGCATACATAAATGGGCGACAGAGGATGAGAATGGAGTGATCGACCAGGATGTCCTGTTCAAGGAATTGTTACAGCAATTGAAACCTTTTTTACTGTCCACACACTCATATGAGGAAATTAGGGGCATGCATTCCATTGCCTACACACAAGGAACATTTTACCGATACCAATGTGCGCCTGAGGCAGGGGGACTATTAAAGCAAGCGGCGTCCAGTCTGTTTTCCTGGGTACATCCCCAATTGCCTGAAGATTTGTGCTTCCAGAATGCGGATGGAGAGGATTGGATCATTAACATAGCTCACGAACGAATAGGTAGACTAAACATGGCTACAGAAGAAGCGGATGAATTGGAGAAGCTTATCCCCGGTGTGTTTATTCACAAACCTGAATATCATCAGAATATAGATGTTTTTCTGAACGATGCTATTCGGAATCAACCGGATCGAGTGGAGCTTATGTCGTTTGGCTTGAGGGAGATACCGGAACGGATTAGAGAACTGCATTCTCTGAAGCATCTGACCATTTTCGAGCAGGATATACGAACACTACCGCATGCTTTGTTCGAATTGGAATCGTTGGAGTCACTGACGATACAAGTAGCGGATTTGGAAGAGCTACCGGCTGATATTGCCAAGCTGACCCGGCTCAAAAGCCTGAGGATCAGCTGTGGATGCTATGATCGCCCGGCACCCGACTTTATATATAAAATGACTTGGCTTGATCGCTTCCTTATAGAAGATAAGCCGTTCCATCTGTGCAATCACGGTGACGACTGA
- a CDS encoding NupC/NupG family nucleoside CNT transporter — MKYVIALVGLLVVFALTYVASSDKRKIRYRPLVVMVVLQAALAFVLLNTGIGEILVKGFAKGFKSLIDYAMEGINFVFGGIANEGAAPFFIGVLLPIVFISALIGILQYVKVLPFIIKYIGLVLSKVNGMGKLESYNAVASAILGQSEVFISVKKQIGLLPKHRLYTLCASAMSTVSMSIVGAYMQMLNPKYVVTALVLNLFGGFIIASIINPYKIEKEDDLLEVQEEEKQSFFEMLGEYIMDGFKVAITVAAMLIGFVALIAMVNGIFSWLFGISFQALLGYVFAPFAFVMGIPWNEAVQAGSIMATKLVSNEFVAMLDLTKQTGLSERTVGIVSVFLVSFANFSSIGIISGAVKGLHEKQGNVVARFGLKLLYGATLVSVLSATIAGLFL; from the coding sequence ATGAAATATGTAATCGCTCTGGTGGGACTGCTTGTTGTATTTGCACTTACTTACGTTGCCAGCAGTGACAAGCGCAAAATCAGATATCGTCCGCTGGTGGTTATGGTTGTGTTGCAGGCGGCGCTAGCTTTTGTATTGCTGAATACAGGGATTGGTGAAATTCTAGTCAAAGGTTTTGCAAAAGGGTTTAAAAGTCTGATTGATTATGCTATGGAAGGGATTAACTTCGTTTTTGGCGGAATTGCGAATGAAGGAGCAGCACCGTTCTTTATCGGTGTACTGCTGCCAATCGTGTTCATATCCGCGCTGATTGGTATTTTGCAATATGTAAAAGTGTTGCCTTTTATTATTAAATATATCGGGCTTGTCTTGAGCAAAGTAAACGGAATGGGTAAACTGGAATCCTACAACGCTGTAGCTTCGGCTATCTTGGGTCAATCCGAGGTGTTTATTTCCGTTAAGAAGCAAATTGGTCTGCTGCCAAAACATCGGTTGTATACGCTGTGTGCGTCTGCGATGTCTACAGTGTCCATGTCGATTGTGGGAGCTTACATGCAAATGTTAAATCCCAAATATGTGGTCACAGCTTTGGTATTGAACCTGTTCGGCGGCTTTATTATCGCTTCCATTATTAATCCGTACAAGATTGAGAAGGAAGACGATTTACTGGAGGTTCAGGAGGAAGAGAAGCAGTCCTTCTTCGAAATGCTCGGGGAATATATTATGGACGGTTTCAAGGTTGCTATTACGGTAGCTGCAATGCTGATCGGTTTTGTGGCGCTGATTGCCATGGTTAACGGAATTTTCTCCTGGTTGTTTGGAATCAGCTTTCAGGCGCTGCTTGGATATGTGTTTGCGCCTTTCGCTTTTGTCATGGGTATTCCGTGGAACGAAGCCGTTCAGGCGGGCAGCATTATGGCTACCAAACTCGTATCCAACGAATTCGTGGCCATGCTGGATCTGACCAAGCAAACAGGCTTGTCGGAGCGCACGGTCGGGATCGTATCGGTATTCCTCGTATCCTTTGCTAACTTCTCATCCATCGGTATCATTTCCGGGGCTGTGAAGGGTCTGCATGAAAAACAGGGAAATGTGGTGGCCCGCTTTGGTCTGAAGCTGTTGTACGGGGCAACGCTGGTTAGCGTGCTGTCGGCAACGATTGCAGGGTTGTTTTTGTAA